One segment of Schistocerca cancellata isolate TAMUIC-IGC-003103 chromosome 2, iqSchCanc2.1, whole genome shotgun sequence DNA contains the following:
- the LOC126154258 gene encoding piggyBac transposable element-derived protein 4-like, whose amino-acid sequence MPMKPVKRGYKVWCLADASTGFIINFDIYTGKRDTNDTSEFTLGEEVVLTLTKAMDGSKRLVAFDNYFTTVRIMEELQSHGLYGIGTVRPNRKNLPDMLKKNSKLSRGEFEFAARSCVAAVKWQDSKPVCILSNYHNHKHITTVLRRNKDGSRSEVFCPLAVAEYNKIMGGVDRFDQLRKWYAVGRRSWKWWNRLFFFLVDLAVVNSYVMWKLQKTEADQLTFRLHLARQLISGFSSLKRRGRPVHFQTPKRGVSGVPDEVRLEKVGTHFPTKDYPVHSKRRKCEEHYQSRTELKLNIN is encoded by the exons ATGCCAATGAAACCAGTGAAGCGTGGATATAAAGTGTGGTGCTTAGCTGATGCTAGTACTGGGTTCATCATAAATTTCGACATCTACACTGGAAAAAGAGATACAAATGATACATCTGAATTTACTTTGGGTGAAGAAGTTGTGCTTACTCTAACAAAGGCAATGGATGGCAGCAAGAGGCTGGTAGCTTTTGACAATTATTTTACAACAGTACGAATAATGGAAGAGTTACAGTCTCATGGACTTTATGGCATCGGAACTGTTCGTCCAAACAGGAAGAATTTGCCTGATATGCTGAAAAAAAATTCCAAGCTTAGCAGGGGAGAATTCGAATTTGCTGCCAGGTCATGTGTTGCAGCAGTGAAGTGGCAGGATAGTAAACCTGTTTGTATATTATCAAATTACCACAATCACAAACACATTACAACTGTTTTGAGAAGAAACAAagatggaagcagaagtgaagtattctgcccattggctgtggcagagtataataaaataatgggaggagtggatagatttgatcagctGCGTAAATGGTATGCTGTAGGCCgtcgttcatggaagtggtggaacagactttttttctttcttgtagatttggcagttgtcaattcctacgttatgtggaagctacagaagacagaagcagaccagctaacatttagattgcacttggcaaggcagcttatctctggcttctcaagtcttaagagaagaggaaggcccgttcattttcaaacaccaaaaagaggtgtgtctggagtaccagatgaagttcgtctggagaaagttggaactcacttccctacaaaag ATTATCCTGTGCACTCAAAGCGAAGGAAGTGTGAAGAACATTATCAATCAAGAACAGAGCTAAAGCTGAACATCAACTAG